The Christensenella timonensis DNA segment GCTGGGCATTTCTACACCGCCGCCCGGCATACCGCCCATGCCACCGCCGGGGAAAGTGGATTGCCCGGAAGAATCGGTGGATGCGGATTGTTCATATATGATCTGCTCCCCTTCGGAAAGCCCGGAAGTGATCTCCACATTGGTACCGTCCGAAAGGCCGGTTTCCACCGTTCTTCGTTCACTCATACCACTCTCGCCGTCCGGACTGCCCGCAACCAGTACAAATTTTTCGCTGCCGGATTCCTGAAGGGCGTCGAGCGGGATCAGCAGCACGTTTTCGCTGGTGGCGATGGAAATCGTCGCCGTCGCGTTCATGCCGGCCATGACGGCCGCATCGCCGACGTCCGTTAAGGTGATGGTGACGGGGTAGGTCGTCACGCCCGACTGGATATTGCCGGAAGCGGATATTTTGCTGACCGTACCATGGAAAGTCTCCTCAGGAAGCGCATCTAGGACGATGGTTACGTCCTGTCCCTCCTGCACGGACATGATATCAAGTTCGTCAATGCTGACGCTTCCCGTATAGCCGTTGCCCGGCATGATGGTGCTCTGGGGCGTATTGCCGGTTACCGGATTATTGATATAGATTTCGGTTATGCCGCTGATGGGAATGATGGTATCCGTGGAGGGATCGGCAAGCGGTATGGTATTGGAACCGCTTTGTGCGGCTGCGGACAGGAGCAGGATGGAACTTTCTGCTGTCTCCAAAGAACCAGAGGCCATGGAAACTGCAGGCGTTCCCGTAGCGGACAAAGACTGCGCACTGCTGGAAGAGCTGTCCGTTGCAGAAGAATCGGATGTGCCTGATATGGACACGCTGCTGACCGTTCCCGCCGTTTTTGCGGTAATCGTATTCGTCTGCTCATACTGTAATAGTGTGCGTAGTACATCCTCGTATTGCGTCCGTTCCGCGAGCAGGGAAGCGTATTCTTCAGAAGCACCGGCTTCCTGTAAGGTGATGAGCGTAGCGCCGCTGCCGACACTTTCATTGAGGGAAACATCGACGCTTGCAACCGTTCCCCCGTTGCCCAGGATATGGATGGGGGCATTGATTTCAAGGGTACCCGTACCAAGCTGCGTTCCATCCTCTGCTGCGATATTTACCGTGTCGCCATACGTGGGGCCGTTATCCGTCAGGGTGACCGTACACGATCCGGCGGAGAGGGAGGTTACGGTACCTGTTTTTGTCGTGCCGTCGGAAAGCGTCACGACAACGCTGCTGCCGGAAGAAACCGTATCTGCCGCCGCAGGCTGGAACGTTACCTTCATTTTACCGTCGATGGAAAGTACGACCAGCGAACCGCTTGCGTTGATCGTTGATTGTGTGTCCATTCCTTCTTCCGCAAAAATCTGTTTAATACGGCCGGAAACGTAGGTGGTGATATATCTGGAACTGCTCTCGTCTTTGGCACTGTCTATTTGGGAATCGAGCGAAGAAAGCGTGGATTGTGTATCGGAAATCGCCGCCTTTACAGACGCAGGATCGAGCGTTGCGAGCGTATCGCCCTCGGCAACGGTATCCCCCGCTTCCACAAGGACGCTTTCCACAGTAACGCCGGACGGGATCTTGATATCCGCAGTCTCTTGCGTAGCGAGGTTGCCGGAACCGACAACCGTTGTTTCGATCGTCCCTGTTTCAACGGTCGCAGTCTGCATGATAGAAGCCATAGCGCTGGCATCCGGCCGGAAGAGGCCAGGTACTAAAAAAACTGCGAGCAAAACTGCCGCAGCTATGATTGCGGTCAATACAATCCATTTCTTTTTGGTCATCTTCTTGTTTTTTTTGTTCTTACTCATGAACGCCTCCTGAACGTTTCCGTTTTTTGATCATGTGTTCATTATGGAAGCGGTATGTGAAGGCTGTATGAAAAAGAGGTGAAGAATGGCTTAAGATTGGATCATTGCCGGTGCATTGACAATTGACTTTTACTATCCGTTATGCTATCATTTTTAAGTCAACATTTCAGGCCGAAGTGGTGGAACTGGCAGACGCGCTGGACTCAAAATCCTGTGGTAGCGATACCGTGTGGGTTCGATTCCCACCTTCGGCACCAATAAAAAGCCTTTAACCATGCGGTTAGAGGCTTTTTGATTTCTGCTTTTCGATCGGTCATAGGTACCGATAAACCGGCCCTGCATTCCTGTCTTTTATAATGGCGCCGCCGCTGTGGAAGAACATCATAGGGGCTTTGGAAAGATAGGGGCGGAAGAATATATGGATTACTTTAAAAACTGCCTGATACGTTTTCGGTTTTGCCGGTATCTGCAAATACCGACCGTCAGAAAGAAGATGCCGGCGCCGATAAAGGCAATGCCCACAGGAACCGCAAAGGGCAATTCCAGGAGAATGATGATCCCGGCGCCCGAAGCGACAAAACCAATAAAAGTGCGGACATAAGCAAGGAAGGTGCGCTCGTTCGCCAGCATGGTACGCTCATAGGCTAGCTGGTCGGTGGTCGATTTATTATCCATACAAGCCTCGCATAAAAATTTTTGATTACCAAATTATACCATGTGAGGCTAAGCGGGGCAAGAGCATACCATTGCGAACCCCGCCTTCGACAACGGAAAATCCGTTTAAAAAAAACGGATTTTTTATGGTAAGCACATCAGTTTTTTAAGTTTTCTTTAACTTTGCTGTAAACGGCTCCCGTTTTGTTGTATCTGCGTCCTGTTCGTGGTAACGTTAAAATGGTTTTTTTGATTTATGATGCATAGAAGATACAATTTGGTTTTAAAGTAATACGGTAAGCAGGGTATGCGCAGAAGGGCACATGGCAAAATGACAGCAAAATTGGGGAAAACAACAGTTTGGGACGTGGTCAGGCGGGAGCACATCATATTTTTGGCGCTCGTCTTTGTTTTCTATTTTTTCTGGAGTCTGGCCCAGCCGCCGCTGGCAGCGCCGGACGAAGGGATGCGCTACCAGATCCCGCAGTTCCTTTTTGAAAATGGTTACCTGCCGCACGGGGCGGAGGAAGCGATCCGTAACCCGCAATGGGGAATTTCTTATGGGTTTGCGCCATATGTTTCCCAGATCCTGGGTGTGCCGTTCATGAAAATTGCAGGAATATATACAAGCGATCCCGGCACTCTCGTCGTGGCGGCGCGTTTGGTGAACGTTATTTTTGCAACGCTTACGGTATGGATCAGCTTCAAAATCGCGGCGCGTTTGTTCGGGCGGAGGATATACCGCCTGCTTTTTGTCGTGCTGGTTGCGTTTTTGCCGCAGTTCATCTTCCTTTCCAGCTATATCAACAACGACATGATGGCAATCTTTTCAACCTCCCTGATCGTACTTGCCTGGGTAAGCGGGATAAAGGACAGGTGGCCGGTCAAAAGCTGCGTGATCCTTGGGATCGGTATGGGGCTGTGCGCACTTTCCTATTACAATGCATATGGTTTTTTGCTGTTGAGCGTAGTCCTGTTCTTTGCCTCCAACCTGCTGCTGGAAAAACGCAGCTTCCGCGAAAAGGAATTCCGCAAATCCGTCTATATTGTGGCAGGTTTGTTTTTGGCGATCGCGGCATGGTGGTTTATCCGCAATTATATCATTTATGACGGGGATATCCTTGGTTTCCGGACGACGGAGCACTACCAGGAGCTTTATGCGATAGACAAGCTGAAGCCTTCTATGGTTGAAACTATCCAGCGGCAGGGAATACCTCTCGGCGAAATGCTTGTGCAAAGAGGCTGGCTGCTGTTTACCTATTTGAGTATGGTTGGCTGCTTCGGTGCAATGGATATCTGGCTGCCTGTGTGGGTGTATGCGGTCTATACGGTCATCTTTGCCGTAGGAATGGCAGGATGTATCATGGCGCTTGTACGGTTTGCAAGGAGCGGGAACACGGACGGGAAACGCAGGAAATGGCTGCTGGGAACCTGTATGGTACTGGCAATCGTGATCCCCGTCGTTTTGAGCGCATATTATTCATACACGAGCGATTACCAGCCGCAGGGCAGGTACATACTTTCCTGCCTGATCCCGCTGATGCTTTTTATGACGGTCGGGATCAAAACGATACTGGAGAAAATTTGCAAAAATAAAAAAAGTGTGGCAATTGCCCTGGCAGTTATTTGCCTGGCAGTCGCAGGGATCGCCGTTTACTGCTATTTCGGCGTATTATTACCTGCTTACCCCTGAAAAATAAGGAGAATGGAACATCAATGATTCGTTTTAATATCCCGCCTTGTGCGCCTAAAAGCCTCGAATATGTAAAAAAGGCGGTGGAAAATCACCAGATCTGCGGCGATGGGGAATTTACACAGCGCTGCAGCCAATGGCTGAAACTGCATTGCATGGCGGTAAACGTATTTCTGACTACGTCATGTACGCATGCACTGGAAATGGCAGCGCTGCTGTGCAGTATTATGCCGGGCGATGAAGTGATCATGCCGTCGTATACGTTTGTTTCCACGGCGAATGCCTTTGTGCTGCGCGGTGCAAAGATCGTATTTGTGGATATCCGACCAGATACGATGAACATCGATGAAAGGCTTGTCGAGGATGCAATCACAGAACGGACGAAAGTGATCGTTCCCGTGCACTATGCAGGAATACCCTGTGA contains these protein-coding regions:
- a CDS encoding efflux RND transporter periplasmic adaptor subunit, which encodes MSKNKKNKKMTKKKWIVLTAIIAAAVLLAVFLVPGLFRPDASAMASIMQTATVETGTIETTVVGSGNLATQETADIKIPSGVTVESVLVEAGDTVAEGDTLATLDPASVKAAISDTQSTLSSLDSQIDSAKDESSSRYITTYVSGRIKQIFAEEGMDTQSTINASGSLVVLSIDGKMKVTFQPAAADTVSSGSSVVVTLSDGTTKTGTVTSLSAGSCTVTLTDNGPTYGDTVNIAAEDGTQLGTGTLEINAPIHILGNGGTVASVDVSLNESVGSGATLITLQEAGASEEYASLLAERTQYEDVLRTLLQYEQTNTITAKTAGTVSSVSISGTSDSSATDSSSSSAQSLSATGTPAVSMASGSLETAESSILLLSAAAQSGSNTIPLADPSTDTIIPISGITEIYINNPVTGNTPQSTIMPGNGYTGSVSIDELDIMSVQEGQDVTIVLDALPEETFHGTVSKISASGNIQSGVTTYPVTITLTDVGDAAVMAGMNATATISIATSENVLLIPLDALQESGSEKFVLVAGSPDGESGMSERRTVETGLSDGTNVEITSGLSEGEQIIYEQSASTDSSGQSTFPGGGMGGMPGGGVEMPSGGGMPGGTGGGPMGS
- a CDS encoding YidH family protein translates to MDNKSTTDQLAYERTMLANERTFLAYVRTFIGFVASGAGIIILLELPFAVPVGIAFIGAGIFFLTVGICRYRQNRKRIRQFLK
- a CDS encoding phospholipid carrier-dependent glycosyltransferase, with amino-acid sequence MTAKLGKTTVWDVVRREHIIFLALVFVFYFFWSLAQPPLAAPDEGMRYQIPQFLFENGYLPHGAEEAIRNPQWGISYGFAPYVSQILGVPFMKIAGIYTSDPGTLVVAARLVNVIFATLTVWISFKIAARLFGRRIYRLLFVVLVAFLPQFIFLSSYINNDMMAIFSTSLIVLAWVSGIKDRWPVKSCVILGIGMGLCALSYYNAYGFLLLSVVLFFASNLLLEKRSFREKEFRKSVYIVAGLFLAIAAWWFIRNYIIYDGDILGFRTTEHYQELYAIDKLKPSMVETIQRQGIPLGEMLVQRGWLLFTYLSMVGCFGAMDIWLPVWVYAVYTVIFAVGMAGCIMALVRFARSGNTDGKRRKWLLGTCMVLAIVIPVVLSAYYSYTSDYQPQGRYILSCLIPLMLFMTVGIKTILEKICKNKKSVAIALAVICLAVAGIAVYCYFGVLLPAYP